A section of the Sedimentisphaera cyanobacteriorum genome encodes:
- a CDS encoding sigma-70 family RNA polymerase sigma factor produces the protein MNEDAQRTEEFVRLLSSNRGRLYAYIMSFVANHNDADDILQETTTTMWRKFQQFELGSDFLAWAATIAYYKVLEHRKRAAKESKLQFCDDLFEQINLSSLKTCRDADAYTAQLQESIQTLPEKDRELIRQRYWDQLSVNEISKRTGKTVRAIYYNLGRIHSLLAKRVKRGVNWQ, from the coding sequence ATGAATGAAGACGCTCAAAGAACTGAGGAATTTGTAAGACTGCTCTCATCCAATCGAGGCAGGCTCTACGCTTATATTATGAGTTTTGTAGCAAATCATAATGATGCCGACGATATACTTCAGGAAACTACCACTACTATGTGGCGGAAATTTCAGCAGTTTGAGCTCGGCTCTGATTTTCTGGCCTGGGCTGCAACAATCGCATACTACAAAGTGCTTGAACACAGAAAAAGAGCAGCAAAGGAATCAAAACTGCAATTTTGCGACGACCTCTTCGAGCAGATAAATTTAAGCTCCCTGAAAACTTGCAGGGATGCAGATGCCTACACCGCCCAGCTGCAGGAAAGCATTCAAACACTGCCGGAAAAGGACAGGGAACTTATAAGACAGAGATACTGGGACCAGCTGAGCGTGAATGAAATATCAAAGAGGACAGGAAAAACCGTCAGGGCGATATATTACAACCTTGGCAGGATTCACAGCCTTTTGGCCAAGAGGGTTAAGAGGGGGGTGAACTGGCAGTGA
- a CDS encoding ATP-binding cassette domain-containing protein codes for MSKIIRLENVCLDKYGKRILDGINLSISAGECCGLIGANGSGKSSLLSLISGYDWASEGSVWFCGEKFGKVNLPEIRKDIGILSLSRTPEFSKRLTVLELIKTGVTGTIMPASWLKSEDKKASQKAEDLLEKYKIQHFKTRRIATLSTGEMMMCLLLRAVAGEPKLLPDFGGKFS; via the coding sequence ATGAGCAAAATAATTCGTTTGGAAAACGTATGCCTTGATAAATACGGCAAACGTATATTGGACGGGATTAACCTCTCCATATCAGCCGGTGAGTGCTGCGGGCTTATAGGAGCAAACGGCTCGGGCAAATCCTCGCTGCTCTCACTTATATCCGGCTACGACTGGGCAAGCGAGGGGAGCGTCTGGTTTTGCGGCGAGAAATTCGGCAAGGTTAATCTGCCGGAAATCCGCAAGGATATCGGAATTTTGAGCCTCTCGAGAACGCCGGAATTCTCCAAACGTCTTACTGTTTTAGAGCTGATCAAAACCGGCGTTACCGGAACAATTATGCCCGCCTCTTGGCTCAAGAGCGAAGATAAGAAGGCCTCGCAAAAGGCTGAAGATCTGCTCGAGAAGTATAAAATTCAGCATTTCAAAACCCGTCGTATAGCCACCCTGTCAACCGGCGAAATGATGATGTGTCTGCTTTTAAGGGCGGTTGCGGGAGAGCCTAAGCTTCTTCCTGACTTCGGCGGTAAATTTTCATAA
- a CDS encoding discoidin domain-containing protein, whose translation MKHFQTAAVLITAICLSAQTIDLSGQWRFSLDAKDVGISEKWFSKHLSDKVQLPGSLQEQGFGEIPSVDTKWTVDGSYTRRVNKIEQFEPYVVKNGLYRQSMWWTPDRVYVGAAWYQKNVEIPNEWEDTTILLNLERVHWETQLWVDNKRVGMQNSISAPHQYNLSDYLTPGKHRITVRVDNRIKEINVGAGGHNISDHTQSNWNGIIGDLYLESKPLVHIAKVSVDTIDTENPTAKVVFNLNNASEKAVEVSVNYQAKTNFGKGHQAPSKTFTARIPAGKNVDVEKIYKIGKNAVLWDEFTPAVYTLSCQLQTNTTDVMNADVYNTTFGLRRIYADGNQLKINGRNLFLRGTLDCCIFPNTGYPPMDKESWVEIYKMAKSCGLNHVRYHSWCPPEAAFEAADDVGILLQSEMTMWVGLGNNQTTDDWLFEEGALLLLAYGNHPSCAFMAIGNELREEKGSNMADKLLRHYKKGTHGTMLTDNVRHIFGREAEFAITGQGKFYDKKLRSVRASDTDFDYSKIINSSDIPIITHEDGQWATLPNFDVRKKYKGSLHPYYLDIYEDFMRDRGTLNRYDDYYMASGKFQTLLYKSTWEAALRTPGYGGVQMLDLRDFPGQGYAPVGSFDEFWESKGYVTTDEYNKFCNVTTPLARFESFVWQNDRDLEAQVMISHYGRKDLEGKNVKWNLTDKKGKIIGKGSFGPIDLPTGFVTTVGNIKQPLSSITEAAQVNLSVKLEGLDNENSWDMWVYPNEKPAEMKSDEIILSQLWDDKTIQELNKGKTVLLVPRPESVAGNTKGSFTPIFWTRIMFSSSSVHTVGIYCDNQHPALTDFPTQSYTNWQWYDLLENSKPMVINSLPKNYKAIVEPIDDWTNPRRLGLMMEAKVGRGKLMVCSIDILNDLKNRPAARQLRKSLINYMKSKSFKPSKTIDIESLSELFFNPLRVQMIKGTTASDSAAGYEVLKAIDGSEKTFWHSPWKNNKKMPQEIIIDLGEKEVIKGITYLPRQDAAHVRVKDYEIYVSMNGQTWNDALHSSSFDGSEKRETIHFSNPPKGRFLKFKMLSTNSGDESVAVAEIEPIIED comes from the coding sequence ATGAAGCACTTCCAAACCGCAGCAGTTTTGATAACTGCTATATGCTTAAGCGCCCAAACTATTGATTTATCCGGTCAGTGGCGTTTTTCATTAGACGCAAAGGATGTTGGGATATCAGAAAAATGGTTTTCTAAGCATCTCAGTGATAAAGTGCAGCTGCCAGGTTCGCTCCAAGAGCAAGGATTCGGTGAGATTCCGAGCGTTGATACTAAATGGACAGTTGACGGCAGCTATACTAGACGTGTAAACAAAATTGAGCAATTTGAGCCTTATGTCGTTAAAAACGGTCTCTATCGCCAGTCGATGTGGTGGACCCCTGACCGAGTTTATGTTGGAGCAGCATGGTATCAAAAAAACGTTGAAATCCCTAATGAATGGGAAGACACAACGATTCTTCTAAACTTGGAACGTGTTCACTGGGAAACGCAGCTTTGGGTGGATAACAAACGTGTAGGGATGCAAAACTCAATTTCAGCACCCCATCAGTACAATCTCTCCGATTATCTAACCCCCGGCAAACATCGTATCACCGTTCGGGTGGACAATCGCATCAAAGAAATCAATGTTGGTGCTGGCGGCCATAACATATCAGACCACACGCAGAGCAACTGGAACGGTATCATCGGAGATTTGTACCTTGAGTCGAAACCTTTGGTACACATCGCTAAAGTGTCCGTTGATACGATTGACACTGAAAACCCAACCGCTAAAGTCGTTTTTAATTTGAATAACGCTTCTGAAAAAGCAGTTGAGGTTAGTGTAAATTATCAGGCTAAAACAAATTTCGGTAAAGGCCATCAGGCACCCTCCAAAACATTCACTGCAAGGATACCAGCGGGGAAGAATGTTGACGTCGAAAAAATATATAAGATTGGCAAAAACGCCGTTTTGTGGGATGAGTTTACGCCGGCTGTCTATACATTAAGCTGTCAACTGCAAACGAACACGACAGACGTAATGAATGCAGATGTCTATAATACAACATTTGGCCTTCGCCGCATTTATGCAGACGGCAATCAGTTAAAGATTAACGGCCGGAATCTGTTTTTACGCGGCACACTGGACTGCTGTATATTTCCGAATACCGGCTATCCGCCGATGGATAAAGAAAGCTGGGTCGAAATATATAAAATGGCAAAATCCTGCGGGCTCAATCATGTCCGTTATCACTCATGGTGTCCGCCCGAGGCCGCCTTTGAGGCTGCCGATGATGTAGGTATTTTGCTTCAGTCAGAAATGACCATGTGGGTCGGTCTTGGTAATAACCAGACCACCGACGATTGGCTTTTCGAAGAGGGAGCCTTGCTGCTCTTGGCGTACGGGAATCATCCCTCTTGTGCATTTATGGCCATCGGTAATGAACTGAGAGAGGAAAAAGGCTCAAACATGGCTGATAAGCTTTTGCGGCACTATAAAAAAGGCACGCATGGAACGATGCTCACCGATAATGTGAGACATATTTTTGGCAGGGAAGCTGAATTCGCTATTACGGGGCAGGGCAAATTTTATGACAAGAAACTCCGTTCAGTTCGTGCATCAGATACTGATTTTGATTACAGCAAAATTATTAACAGCAGTGACATTCCGATTATAACACACGAAGACGGGCAGTGGGCCACCTTACCCAATTTCGATGTGCGCAAAAAATACAAGGGCAGCCTACACCCCTATTACCTTGATATATACGAAGATTTTATGCGGGACAGGGGAACACTGAACCGATATGATGATTATTACATGGCTTCCGGGAAGTTCCAGACACTGTTGTATAAGTCAACGTGGGAAGCAGCTTTGCGAACACCTGGATATGGAGGAGTTCAGATGCTCGATCTGCGAGATTTCCCCGGGCAGGGGTATGCGCCCGTTGGTTCTTTTGATGAATTCTGGGAAAGCAAGGGCTATGTAACAACAGATGAGTATAACAAGTTCTGCAATGTAACTACCCCGCTGGCACGATTTGAGAGTTTTGTATGGCAAAACGATCGGGATCTTGAAGCTCAAGTTATGATCTCCCATTACGGCCGCAAAGATTTGGAAGGAAAAAATGTTAAATGGAACTTGACCGATAAAAAAGGCAAAATCATTGGCAAAGGCAGTTTTGGCCCAATTGATCTGCCTACAGGTTTTGTAACCACTGTTGGCAATATAAAACAGCCTCTTTCCTCAATCACAGAAGCCGCTCAAGTTAATTTAAGCGTTAAGCTTGAAGGGCTTGATAATGAAAATTCGTGGGATATGTGGGTTTATCCCAACGAAAAACCGGCAGAAATGAAATCTGATGAAATCATCTTAAGCCAGTTATGGGACGACAAGACCATTCAAGAATTAAATAAAGGAAAGACTGTCCTTCTCGTTCCTCGTCCAGAAAGTGTCGCAGGAAATACAAAAGGCAGTTTTACTCCGATCTTCTGGACACGAATTATGTTCAGCAGCAGTTCTGTCCATACGGTGGGTATTTACTGCGACAACCAGCACCCTGCACTCACGGATTTTCCCACCCAGAGCTATACAAACTGGCAATGGTATGATCTGCTTGAAAACTCAAAGCCGATGGTCATCAATTCATTACCGAAGAATTATAAAGCGATTGTAGAGCCCATTGATGATTGGACCAATCCGCGTCGGCTCGGCTTGATGATGGAAGCAAAAGTTGGCCGGGGCAAGTTAATGGTCTGCTCGATCGATATTCTCAATGACCTTAAAAATCGCCCTGCAGCACGCCAGCTCAGAAAAAGCCTGATTAATTACATGAAGAGCAAATCCTTCAAACCGTCCAAAACGATTGACATCGAATCCCTTTCAGAGCTTTTTTTTAATCCGTTGCGAGTACAAATGATCAAAGGAACAACCGCATCCGATTCCGCTGCTGGCTATGAGGTATTGAAAGCAATTGATGGCAGCGAAAAGACATTCTGGCATTCTCCTTGGAAAAACAACAAAAAAATGCCGCAGGAGATTATCATCGACCTTGGGGAAAAAGAAGTGATCAAAGGCATTACGTATCTGCCTCGGCAGGATGCCGCTCATGTTCGGGTTAAGGATTATGAAATCTACGTCAGCATGAATGGTCAAACTTGGAACGATGCTCTTCATTCCAGCAGTTTTGATGGCTCAGAAAAAAGAGAGACGATTCATTTCTCCAACCCTCCTAAGGGGCGTTTTTTGAAATTTAAAATGCTGAGTACTAACAGCGGGGATGAATCAGTTGCTGTTGCGGAGATTGAGCCAATTATTGAAGATTAA
- a CDS encoding ATP-binding cassette domain-containing protein, with protein sequence MCQKNKKLGTTSEPNLTNPHNSLKTHFLQSFPQSYRRSQEIQHFKTRRIATLSTGEMMMCLLLRAVAGEPKLLLLDEPASGLDMYNRAIVLDFIKRLSNDKRAILSVTHHLEELPEELDLVAVLKHGRQLRTGAPENVLTDSVLSETFSCRVEVIKSKGRYLANAFLE encoded by the coding sequence TTGTGTCAAAAAAATAAAAAATTAGGCACTACGAGCGAACCGAACTTAACAAACCCTCATAACAGCCTCAAAACGCACTTTTTGCAGAGTTTTCCACAATCATACCGCCGAAGTCAGGAAATTCAGCATTTCAAAACCCGTCGTATAGCCACCCTGTCAACCGGCGAAATGATGATGTGTCTGCTTTTAAGGGCGGTTGCGGGAGAGCCTAAGCTTCTTTTGCTGGATGAGCCTGCAAGCGGGCTGGATATGTACAACCGCGCGATTGTGCTCGATTTTATAAAGAGGCTCAGTAATGATAAGCGCGCAATACTGAGCGTAACCCATCATTTAGAGGAGCTTCCGGAAGAGCTTGATTTGGTGGCGGTGTTAAAGCACGGCCGGCAGCTGCGTACTGGAGCCCCCGAAAATGTTTTGACAGATTCAGTTTTATCTGAAACCTTCAGCTGCAGAGTTGAGGTTATCAAAAGCAAAGGCAGATACCTTGCCAATGCGTTTCTTGAGTGA
- a CDS encoding glycosyl hydrolase has protein sequence MLDRRDFLISSAALSACGLSVLAEEKSEEKKIITPKKGIGLGTKTGSGWLEKIKQLNVSWHYNWGLKTPEKEPKGIYHVPMIWGKWGVDKAADYLEGLSNSGAAEDVLTFNEPDGKKQANMSVEKAIELWPKLEGCGLRLGSPACVHPDNEWMLDFMEQAEKKNLRVDFVTVHDYGGGNAEGFIKKLEEVKKLYGKPLWITEFAVGDWKAKSVQENRHSPAKVLRFMKEVLPELEKLEFLERYAWFPAGRNSKHLGTSALFKEDGSLTNLGRFYSRFGVK, from the coding sequence ATGTTAGACAGAAGAGATTTCCTTATTTCCAGTGCGGCGTTATCAGCCTGCGGTTTGAGTGTTTTGGCGGAAGAAAAAAGCGAAGAAAAGAAAATCATAACGCCTAAGAAGGGCATCGGCCTAGGGACAAAAACGGGAAGCGGCTGGCTTGAAAAAATAAAACAGCTCAATGTAAGCTGGCATTACAACTGGGGGCTTAAAACGCCCGAAAAAGAGCCGAAAGGCATTTATCATGTTCCAATGATTTGGGGAAAATGGGGCGTTGACAAGGCCGCTGATTATCTCGAGGGACTAAGCAATTCCGGAGCGGCCGAAGATGTGCTTACATTCAACGAACCGGACGGAAAAAAGCAGGCGAATATGTCTGTTGAGAAGGCTATAGAGCTCTGGCCAAAGCTGGAGGGCTGCGGCCTTCGGCTTGGCAGTCCTGCCTGCGTTCATCCGGATAATGAATGGATGCTCGATTTTATGGAGCAGGCTGAAAAGAAGAATCTCCGAGTTGATTTTGTAACTGTTCACGATTACGGCGGAGGGAATGCCGAAGGATTTATAAAAAAGCTCGAAGAGGTGAAAAAGCTTTACGGAAAGCCTCTTTGGATAACCGAATTTGCCGTTGGAGACTGGAAGGCAAAAAGCGTGCAGGAAAACAGGCATTCGCCCGCTAAGGTGCTCAGATTTATGAAAGAAGTGCTTCCAGAGCTCGAGAAGCTCGAGTTCCTTGAAAGATATGCTTGGTTCCCCGCAGGCAGAAACAGCAAACATCTTGGAACATCCGCTCTTTTCAAGGAAGACGGAAGCCTTACCAACTTAGGCCGTTTTTATTCAAGGTTCGGCGTGAAATAA
- a CDS encoding IS1634 family transposase: protein MFIRVKTSKNSPKQSVQIVESYRNEKNQPRQRIVRHLGTAFTEEELKRLKDFAEFEKAKLEAEKTPALFKPEHLAEAAIDARKNIDDKPLRVNLKNLREQARITTGIHEVFGSIYNELGFNNLFDRRKESAGKNLRHITMARLANPVSKRSSVQDLSKDFGINLSLDSVYRMMDNITDDIISKAQNCAHSAAKGLLGEEISLLFYDCTTLYFESFTEDELKKNGYSKDMKFNQPQVVLGLLSTSEGLPVGYEVFPGNQYEGHTLHTVIPKIKEKYNLKRVIFTADSAMLSKANLDYLEKQGVEYIVAARLKSLTDKWKAKVTESNAPLRSFDYGKDTRLIVTYSDKLAKKNKHDRDEAIRKLQEKLEKSSNPKSLISNYGYKKFMRVTGDIDCRIDEEKYAQAANFDGLHGVITNVKDMDDSAVVDHYRQLWLIEECFRISKHDLKIRPIYHWTPKRIKAHILICFIALTCARNLAYRVRLRFEPMSVARIVNALNHVQLSILWDKKTECRYVLPSKINEDARKLYKTVNLSTNTTPYKM, encoded by the coding sequence ATGTTTATACGAGTAAAGACATCAAAAAACAGTCCGAAGCAGTCGGTACAGATTGTAGAGAGTTATCGCAACGAGAAGAACCAGCCTCGTCAGCGTATAGTTCGTCATCTCGGCACAGCCTTCACAGAAGAAGAGCTTAAGCGGCTCAAGGATTTTGCCGAATTCGAGAAGGCCAAGCTTGAGGCCGAGAAAACGCCGGCACTTTTCAAGCCTGAGCATCTTGCAGAAGCTGCAATAGATGCCCGCAAAAACATTGATGATAAGCCTTTGCGGGTCAATCTAAAGAATCTCAGGGAACAGGCACGCATAACTACAGGCATCCATGAGGTATTCGGCAGCATCTACAATGAGCTTGGCTTTAACAATCTTTTCGATAGACGCAAAGAGTCTGCAGGCAAAAACCTTCGTCATATCACAATGGCAAGGCTTGCAAACCCAGTGAGCAAACGCAGCAGCGTTCAGGATCTCTCCAAAGACTTCGGCATTAACCTTTCTTTAGACAGCGTTTACCGTATGATGGATAATATCACAGATGATATTATCAGCAAGGCTCAAAACTGTGCTCACAGTGCTGCTAAAGGCCTTCTCGGCGAAGAGATAAGTCTTCTTTTCTACGACTGCACCACGCTTTATTTTGAATCATTTACAGAAGATGAGCTCAAAAAGAACGGCTACAGCAAGGATATGAAGTTCAATCAGCCGCAGGTTGTCCTTGGTCTTCTGTCCACATCAGAAGGGCTTCCAGTAGGTTATGAGGTATTCCCCGGCAATCAGTATGAAGGGCATACGCTGCATACTGTAATCCCTAAGATCAAAGAGAAATACAACCTCAAGCGTGTTATCTTCACCGCAGACAGCGCAATGCTTAGCAAGGCTAATCTTGATTACCTTGAAAAGCAGGGAGTTGAGTATATTGTGGCAGCGAGGCTTAAAAGCCTCACTGATAAATGGAAAGCAAAGGTTACAGAATCCAATGCCCCGCTTAGAAGCTTTGATTACGGCAAAGATACAAGGCTTATTGTTACCTACAGCGATAAACTCGCTAAAAAGAATAAGCACGACAGGGATGAAGCTATAAGAAAGCTCCAGGAGAAGCTTGAAAAGAGCAGCAACCCCAAATCACTTATAAGCAACTACGGCTACAAGAAGTTTATGCGTGTTACCGGCGATATAGACTGCCGGATAGATGAAGAGAAATACGCGCAGGCTGCGAATTTTGATGGTCTTCACGGTGTTATAACGAATGTCAAGGATATGGATGATTCGGCTGTAGTAGATCATTACAGGCAGCTCTGGCTGATTGAGGAGTGCTTCAGGATAAGCAAGCACGATCTGAAGATACGGCCGATATACCACTGGACGCCGAAACGAATCAAAGCCCATATACTGATATGCTTTATCGCTCTAACCTGCGCGAGAAATCTGGCCTACAGGGTTCGGCTGAGATTTGAGCCGATGTCTGTGGCGAGGATTGTAAATGCCCTCAACCACGTGCAGCTGAGCATACTCTGGGATAAGAAAACAGAGTGCAGATATGTCCTGCCATCAAAGATTAACGAGGACGCAAGAAAACTCTATAAAACAGTTAATCTCAGCACCAATACAACGCCTTACAAAATGTAA
- a CDS encoding NPCBM/NEW2 domain-containing protein, with protein MNNEIYKELRALTVKTLEQNASEREFRRLEQILKDDPAAQEHYAELLKVNIALEDAESKGVENSFDPVPPAESERTAVFHRKTSKTGRKFDFSISESKKTEFLRRLHLTAAWFAAGAAVFLLILLINSRPGENSYQAASVEKLIGDVQGLEEGGKLLNTDSPVKLSDSQAAQLISAYGAKVVIEGPAEFSMSDLEQLELTSGRVFCRVPKNALGFRVNSEKLRVTDLGTQFGVEISTNGKNHLQVYKGRASLISGREGSSVESRIVEDGIAVNVTRNCRIENAEFSGHRFARELSSSSGLLWRGQNFSLASVIGGGNGLNAGRKDMALTLTDWKLEHNSEYRHLQYWDGFSMWNRVDQIPYIDSVFSTRSSGASSLSTTGLKYDFPPSRGDMFVGFSNGVVNRRKPVLDGIDYSKVDQEILTFCANLGITFDMNQIRQRIEGVEITEFKTRVGINDTDIKGLADIWVLIDGRPVKRITGMKYSDPSVVISVPVKPSSRFLSLALSDGGDDNANGGDWAVFVSPELVLTEK; from the coding sequence GTGAACAATGAGATTTACAAAGAACTTAGGGCATTAACGGTAAAAACTTTAGAGCAGAACGCCTCTGAAAGAGAATTCCGGCGATTAGAGCAGATTCTCAAAGACGATCCAGCTGCTCAGGAACATTACGCCGAGCTTCTGAAAGTTAATATTGCTCTGGAAGATGCGGAGTCTAAAGGTGTTGAGAACAGTTTCGATCCGGTTCCGCCGGCAGAATCGGAAAGAACTGCTGTTTTTCACAGGAAAACGAGCAAGACTGGCAGAAAGTTTGACTTTTCAATATCCGAATCCAAAAAAACTGAATTCTTAAGAAGACTTCATCTAACCGCAGCATGGTTTGCTGCCGGTGCAGCGGTGTTTCTGCTGATATTGCTTATAAACTCCCGCCCCGGAGAGAACAGTTATCAGGCAGCTTCTGTTGAAAAGCTTATCGGCGATGTTCAAGGGCTTGAGGAAGGCGGAAAGCTCTTGAATACAGATTCTCCAGTAAAGCTTTCAGATTCTCAGGCAGCCCAGCTTATCTCTGCTTACGGTGCTAAGGTGGTAATAGAAGGGCCTGCTGAGTTTTCGATGTCTGATTTAGAGCAGCTCGAACTTACCTCGGGCAGGGTATTCTGCAGGGTGCCGAAAAATGCTTTGGGTTTCAGGGTAAACAGCGAGAAGCTCCGTGTAACAGATTTAGGCACCCAATTCGGCGTTGAAATCAGCACAAACGGGAAGAATCATCTTCAGGTTTACAAGGGCAGGGCTTCTCTGATATCCGGAAGGGAAGGCAGCAGCGTGGAGAGCCGCATTGTTGAGGACGGAATAGCTGTAAATGTAACCAGAAACTGCCGAATAGAGAACGCCGAATTCTCAGGACACCGTTTCGCAAGGGAGCTCAGCAGTTCCAGCGGGCTGCTCTGGCGCGGGCAGAATTTTTCGTTAGCTTCCGTGATAGGAGGCGGAAACGGCCTCAATGCCGGCAGAAAAGATATGGCCCTTACTCTCACAGACTGGAAGCTTGAGCATAACAGCGAATACCGCCATTTGCAGTATTGGGACGGCTTTTCAATGTGGAACAGGGTTGACCAAATTCCGTATATTGATTCGGTTTTCTCCACCAGAAGCAGCGGTGCCAGCAGCCTCTCAACCACAGGGCTGAAATATGATTTTCCGCCCTCCAGGGGCGATATGTTTGTAGGTTTCTCCAATGGCGTGGTAAACAGGCGAAAACCTGTTCTCGACGGGATCGATTATTCTAAAGTTGATCAGGAAATCCTTACCTTCTGCGCTAATCTCGGTATCACATTCGATATGAACCAGATAAGGCAGAGAATTGAAGGTGTTGAAATTACAGAATTTAAAACCAGAGTTGGAATTAACGATACTGATATAAAAGGTCTTGCTGATATATGGGTTCTCATTGACGGCAGGCCAGTAAAGAGAATTACAGGAATGAAATACAGCGACCCCTCTGTTGTTATATCCGTTCCTGTAAAACCATCCAGCCGTTTTCTCTCGCTTGCCCTATCCGATGGCGGGGACGACAATGCAAACGGAGGAGACTGGGCTGTATTCGTATCTCCAGAGCTGGTGCTCACAGAAAAATAA